In a genomic window of Epinephelus lanceolatus isolate andai-2023 chromosome 3, ASM4190304v1, whole genome shotgun sequence:
- the smarca4b gene encoding SWI/SNF-related matrix-associated actin-dependent regulator of chromatin subfamily A member 4 isoform X5, whose amino-acid sequence MSDLPVKVIHVDSGNILTGLDAPKAGQLDTWLEMNPGYEVAPRSDSEDSEEEEEEEEGEEEPHPSATQVEEKKKITDPDSEDVSEVDVRHIIENAKQDVDDEYSGAAFERGLQSYYSVAHAVTEKVEKQSSLLINGQLKQYQIKGLEWLVSLYNNNLNGILADEMGLGKTIQTIALITYLMEHKRLNGPYLIIVPLSTLSNWVYEFDKWAPTVVKVSYKGSPAARRAFVPQLRSGKFNVLLTTYEYIIKDKQVLAKIRWKYMIVDEGHRMKNHHCKLTQVLNTHYLAPRRVLLTGTPLQNKLPELWALLNFLLPTIFKSCSTFEQWFNAPFAMTGEKVDLNEEETILIIRRLHKVLRPFLLRRLKKEVEAQLPEKVEYVIKCDMSSLQRVLYRHMQAKGVLLTDGSEKDKKGKGGTKTLMNTIMQLRKICNHPYMFQQIEESFSEHLGFSGGIVQGPDLYRASGKFEVLDRILPKLRATSHKVLLFCQMTSLMTIMEDYFAYRSFKYLRLDGTTKAEDRGMLLKTFNDPGSEYFIFLLSTRAGGLGLNLQSADTVVIFDSDWNPHQDLQAQDRAHRIGQQNEVRVLRLCTVNSVEEKILAAAKYKLNVDQKVIQAGMFDQKSSSHERRAFLQAILEHEEQDEVWGQEVCLRMNEEDEVPDDETVNQMIARSEEEFDQFMRMDLDRRREEARNPRRKPRLMEEDELPTWIMKDDAEVERLTCEEEEEKMFGRGSRQRKEVDYSDSLTEKQWLKSVFPIQAIEEGTLEEMEEEVRHKKTTRKRKRDRDLDLPGPSSSSGGRGRGDKDEDGKRQRKRGRPPAEKLSPNPPALTKKMKKIVDAVIKYKDSTSGRQLSEVFIQLPSRKELPEYYELIRKPVDFRKIKERIRGHRYRSLGDLERDVMLLFQNAQTFNLEGSLIYEDSIVLQSVFTSLRQKIEKEEESEGEESEEEEEELEEGSESESRSVKVKIRLGRKDKGGDRGKGRSRRTGRTRAKPVVSDDDSEDEQEEERSPSATDEES is encoded by the exons TTATGAGGTGGCTCCCCGCTCAGACAGTGAGGACagcgaggaggaggaagaggaggag gagggagaggaggagccCCATCCATCAGCTACTCAGGtggaggaaaagaagaagattACAGACCCCGACAGCGAAGACGTGTCGGAGGTAGACGTACGACACATCATCGA AAATGCTAAACAGGATGTGGATGACGAATACAGCGGTGCAGCGTTCGAACGTGGGCTCCAGTCTTATTATTCTGTGGCACACGCTGTCACAGAGAAGGTGGAGAAACAGTCCAGTTTATTAATAAATGGACAACTTAAACAGTATCAG ATTAAAGGTCTGGAGTGGCTGGTTTCCCTCTACAACAATAACCTGAACGGGATCCTGGCAGATGAGATGGGTCTGGGAAAAACCATCCAGACCATCGCCCTCATCACATACCTCATGGAGCACAAACGGCTCAATGGTCCCTACCTCATCATTGTACCCCTCTC AACTCTTTCTAACTGGGTGTATGAGTTTGACAAGTGGGCACCGACAGTCGTGAAGGTGTCCTACAAG GGGTCTCCTGCTGCTAGAAGAGCCTTCGTCCCCCAGCTGCGCAGTGGAAAGTTTAACGTGTTACTCACCACTTATGAGTACATTATCAAGGATAAACAAGTACTGGCAAAG ATTCGTTGGAAGTACATGATCGTGGATGAAGGACACCGTATGAAGAACCACCACTGTAAGCTGACCCAGGTCCTGAACACCCACTACCTGGCCCCACGGCGAGTCCTGCTGACAGGAACGCCATTGCAGAACAAACTACCTGAGCTCTGGGCGTTGCTAAACTTCCTCCTGCCCACCATCTTTAAGAGCTGCAGCACCTTTGAGCAGTGGTTCAACGCCCCTTTCGCCATGACTGGAGAGAAG GTGGACCTTAATGAAGAGGAGACCATCTTGATTATCCGTCGTCTCCACAAAGTGCTCCGTCCCTTCCTGTTACGCAGATTGAAGAAGGAAGTGGAGGCACAGCTTCCAGAGAAG GTGGAATATGTGATCAAGTGTGACATGTCGTCTCTTCAGAGGGTGCTGTACAGGCACATGCAGGCCAAGGGGGTCCTGCTCACTGATGGATCAGAGAAGGACAAGAAG GGTAAAGGCGGCACAAAGACGCTGATGAACACCATCATGCAGCTGAGGAAGATCTGTAACCACCCTTACATGTTCCAGCAAATAGAG GAATCTTTTTCTGAACATTTAGGATTCTCTGGTGGGATAGTCCAGGG TCCTGACTTATATCGGGCATCAGGAAAGTTTGAGGTGTTGGATCGAATCCTGCCAAAGCTGAGAGCTACAAGCCACAAAGTGCTGCTCTTCTGTCAGATGACCTCACTCATGACCATCATGGAGGACTACTTCGCATATCGCAGCTTCAAGTATCTACGTCTAGATG GCACTACAAAGGCCGAGGATAGAGGAATGTTACTGAAGACATTCAATGACCCAGGGTCAGAGTACTTTATCTTCCTCCTGAGCACAAGAGCTGGAGGCCTCGGCCTCAACTTGCAGTCTGCAGACACCGTGGTTATTTTTGACTCTGACTGGAACCCACATCAG GACCTGCAGGCTCAGGACAGAGCCCACCGTATTGGTCAACAGAACGAGGTCCGTGTGTTACGACTCTGCACGGTCAACAGTGTAGAGGAGAAAATTTTGGCCGCTGCCAAGTACAAACTAAATGTGGACCAAAAGGTCATTCAAGCAGGCATGTTTGACCAGAAGTCTTCTAGCCACGAGCGCAGGGCCTTCCTGCAGGCCATCCTGGAACACGAGGAGCAAGACGAGGTCTGGGGTCAGGAAGTGTGTCTAcgcatgaat gaggaggatgaggtgcCGGATGATGAGACGGTCAACCAGATGATTGCCAGGAGTGAGGAGGAGTTTGACCAGTTTATG CGTATGGACCTGGACCGACGTCGCGAGGAGGCCCGTAATCCACGACGAAAACCTCGTCTGATGGAGGAGGACGAGCTGCCCACTTGGATCATGAAAGACGACGCTGAGGTCGAACGCCTAAcctgtgaggaagaggaggagaaaatgttTGGACGAGGTTCGCGGCAGCGGAAGGAGGTGGACTACAGCGATTCACTGACGGAGAAGCAGTGGCTCAAG TCTGTGTTTCCCATACAGGCAATAGAGGAGGGCAccctggaggagatggaggaggaggtgcgtCACAAAAAGACAACCCGCAAGAGGAAACGGGACCGCGACCTGGACCTGCCTGGTCCCTCCTCATCTTCAGGGGGAAGAGGACGAGGGGACAAAGATGAAGATgggaagaggcagaggaagaggggACGACCGCCTGCTGAgaaactctcccccaacccccCCGCTCTCACAAAAAAGATGAAGAAGATCGTGGACgctgtcatcaagtataaagacAG CACCAGTGGGCGTCAGCTGAGCGAGGTGTTCATCCAGCTGCCATCTCGGAAAGAGCTGCCAGAGTACTACGAACTGATTCGCAAGCCTGTGGACTTCAGGAAGATCAAG GAGAGGATTCGAGGGCATCGCTACCGCAGTCTGGGCGACCTGGAGAGAGACGTCATGCTGCTCTTCCAAAACGCTCAGACCTTCAACCTGGAGGGATCACTG ATATATGAAGACTCCATCGTCCTCCAGTCCGTGTTCACCAGTTTGAGGCAAAAGAttgagaaggaggaggaaagtgagggagaggagagtgaggaagaggaagaggagctggaggaagGATCCGAGTCCGAAT ctcgCTCAGTGAAAGTGAAGATTCGTCTGGGAAGGAAGGATAAAGGTGGAGATCGAGGAAAGGGACGCAGCAGACGAACAGGACGCACCAGAGCCAAACCTGTTGTTAGTGACGACGACTCTGAGGATGAGCAGGAAGag gAGCGTTCCCCCAGTGCCACTGACGAGGAGTCCTGA